Proteins from a genomic interval of Fusobacterium russii ATCC 25533:
- the murD gene encoding UDP-N-acetylmuramoyl-L-alanine--D-glutamate ligase, producing the protein MKKAMVYGNGVSGKGARKLLEHLKYEVIMVDDNTALSSKEAYKYLDEVEFFIKSPGIPYNELVKVVQDKKIKIIDEIELAYNYIVDEKLPVKLIAITGTNGKSTTTAKIADMLNFAGYKASFAGNIGVSLAETVLEKPDLDFIALELSSFQLENIEDFKPYISMIINLGPDHIERYSSFDEYYDTKFNILKNQSNDCYFIENIDDPEIEKRKNKIKTTSLKVSKFNLADVYVKDDKIFFKNEYITNRKNLSLKGMHNLENILFMVATAKIIGVESSIIKEFLSVASPLEHRTELFHTYGKIEFINDSKATNIDSTRFALEANKNCLLICGGYNKGVDLKPLAELIKDNAKEVYLIGTIAEKIKNLLLEINYDKNKIFMLENLEATLLFLKEKLDKNSKGTVLLSPATSSYDQFKSFEHRGKVFKELVLKIFG; encoded by the coding sequence ATGAAAAAAGCAATGGTTTATGGTAATGGAGTAAGTGGAAAAGGAGCAAGAAAATTATTAGAACATCTAAAATATGAAGTAATAATGGTTGATGACAATACAGCCCTTTCATCAAAAGAAGCCTATAAGTACTTAGATGAAGTGGAATTTTTTATAAAGAGCCCAGGAATACCATATAATGAACTTGTTAAAGTTGTTCAAGATAAAAAAATAAAGATAATAGATGAAATAGAATTGGCATATAACTATATTGTAGATGAAAAGCTGCCTGTGAAATTAATAGCAATAACAGGAACAAATGGGAAAAGCACTACAACAGCTAAAATTGCGGATATGTTAAATTTTGCAGGATATAAAGCAAGTTTTGCCGGCAATATAGGGGTATCACTCGCTGAAACTGTTTTGGAAAAACCTGACTTAGATTTCATTGCCTTGGAGCTTAGTTCATTTCAACTTGAGAATATAGAAGATTTTAAACCATATATTTCTATGATTATTAATTTAGGACCTGATCATATAGAAAGGTATTCTAGTTTTGATGAATACTACGACACTAAATTTAATATTTTAAAAAATCAAAGTAATGATTGTTATTTTATAGAAAATATAGATGATCCAGAGATAGAAAAAAGAAAAAATAAAATAAAGACAACAAGTTTAAAAGTATCAAAATTTAATTTAGCAGATGTGTATGTGAAAGATGATAAAATTTTTTTCAAAAATGAGTATATAACAAATAGAAAAAATTTGAGTCTAAAAGGTATGCATAATTTAGAAAATATTTTATTTATGGTAGCTACGGCTAAAATCATTGGTGTAGAAAGTTCAATAATAAAGGAATTTTTGAGTGTAGCAAGTCCATTGGAACACAGGACAGAACTTTTCCATACCTATGGAAAGATTGAATTTATAAATGATTCTAAAGCAACAAATATAGACTCAACAAGATTTGCCTTAGAGGCAAATAAAAATTGTCTTTTAATCTGTGGAGGTTATAACAAGGGTGTTGATTTAAAACCTTTAGCTGAACTTATAAAAGATAATGCTAAAGAAGTTTACCTGATAGGAACAATAGCAGAAAAAATAAAAAATTTATTATTGGAGATTAACTACGATAAAAATAAAATTTTTATGTTGGAAAATTTGGAAGCAACACTTTTATTTTTAAAAGAAAAATTAGATAAAAATTCTAAGGGAACAGTTTTATTATCACCAGCAACATCAAGCTATGATCAATTTAAATCATTTGAGCATAGAGGAAAAGTATTTAAAGAACTAGTCTTAAAAATTTTTGGGTAG
- the gmhB gene encoding D-glycero-beta-D-manno-heptose 1,7-bisphosphate 7-phosphatase, translating to MKKAIFLDRDGTINVEKDYLFKIEDLEFEKNAIKALQIFKKLGYILIVITNQSGIARFYFSEEDLHKFNKKMNDILKENKAEIDEFYFCPHHPEKGIGIYKKDCDCRKPNNKLIEQAIEKYGIDRSQSYMIGDKFSDIQAGIKSNLKTVLVKTGYGEKEQDKINKRETLICENLGEFSEILRRKKLSELIKEEFSIEVNIENVAMDSRKVSKNSLFFAINNGNKFIGEAMKNGASLIVADNTDIDDKRVIKVKNTVETMQNLAQKYRKKLALKVVAITGSNGKTTTKDISYSLLSQKYSVLKTEGNYNNHIGLPFTLLSLTDENEIAVLEMGMSDFGEIRRLCEIAKPDYGIITNIGESHLEFLKTRENVFKAKTEMLDFIEKENVFVFGDDDFLSKTKAIKVGFSDKNDEIIEDFLFSENISKFKMNSQEYSMSILGRHNILNAALAINLCKKLNLTENQLKKGLEMIELSKMRFQEIKIGEDIYINDAYNASPTSMRAAIDTIDSIYNDRYKIAVLGDILEIGESEIKYHIEILEYILDKNIDLIYLYGERMKKAYDIFMKKRTEEHRYIYFTTKQEIVENLDKIKIKKLILLKASRGMRLEEIIQIKEEK from the coding sequence ATGAAAAAAGCAATTTTCTTAGATAGAGATGGGACAATAAATGTAGAGAAGGATTATTTATTTAAAATTGAAGATTTAGAATTTGAAAAGAATGCTATAAAAGCACTACAAATTTTTAAAAAATTGGGTTATATTTTAATTGTTATAACAAATCAATCAGGAATAGCAAGATTTTATTTTTCAGAGGAAGACTTACATAAGTTTAATAAAAAAATGAATGATATTTTAAAAGAAAATAAGGCAGAGATAGATGAATTTTATTTTTGCCCTCATCATCCCGAAAAAGGTATAGGTATATATAAAAAAGATTGTGATTGCAGAAAACCCAATAATAAGCTTATTGAACAGGCTATTGAAAAGTATGGCATTGATAGGAGTCAATCTTATATGATTGGTGATAAATTTTCAGATATTCAAGCAGGAATTAAGTCCAATTTGAAAACTGTATTAGTTAAGACAGGTTATGGAGAAAAAGAACAAGATAAAATTAATAAAAGGGAAACTTTAATTTGTGAAAATTTAGGAGAATTTTCTGAAATATTAAGAAGAAAAAAATTGTCTGAGCTTATAAAAGAAGAATTTAGTATAGAAGTAAATATAGAAAATGTGGCAATGGATAGTAGAAAAGTATCAAAAAATTCGCTGTTCTTTGCAATAAATAATGGAAATAAATTTATAGGAGAGGCTATGAAAAATGGAGCCTCTCTTATTGTTGCAGATAATACAGATATTGATGATAAAAGAGTTATAAAAGTTAAAAACACTGTAGAAACTATGCAGAACTTAGCACAAAAATATAGAAAAAAATTGGCTTTGAAAGTTGTAGCCATAACAGGAAGTAATGGAAAAACTACTACAAAGGATATAAGCTACTCTCTTCTTTCACAGAAATATTCAGTCTTAAAAACAGAAGGGAACTATAATAATCATATAGGACTACCCTTTACTTTACTTAGCTTAACAGATGAAAATGAGATAGCAGTTTTAGAAATGGGAATGAGTGATTTTGGAGAAATAAGAAGGCTTTGTGAAATTGCGAAACCGGATTATGGGATTATAACTAATATTGGAGAATCTCATTTAGAATTTTTAAAAACAAGAGAAAATGTTTTTAAAGCAAAGACTGAAATGCTAGATTTTATAGAAAAAGAAAATGTTTTTGTATTTGGAGATGATGATTTTCTTTCAAAGACAAAGGCAATAAAAGTAGGTTTTTCCGATAAAAATGATGAGATTATAGAAGATTTTTTATTTTCAGAAAACATAAGTAAATTTAAAATGAATTCACAGGAATACAGTATGAGTATACTAGGTAGGCATAATATTCTAAATGCAGCCTTAGCTATAAATTTATGTAAAAAGCTTAATCTGACGGAAAATCAATTAAAAAAAGGTTTAGAAATGATAGAACTCAGTAAAATGCGATTTCAGGAAATAAAGATAGGAGAAGATATCTACATAAATGATGCCTACAATGCAAGTCCTACATCTATGAGAGCGGCAATAGATACAATTGATTCCATTTACAATGATAGATACAAGATAGCTGTTTTAGGAGATATTTTAGAAATAGGGGAATCTGAAATAAAATATCATATTGAAATTTTAGAATATATTTTAGATAAAAATATAGACTTAATATATCTTTACGGAGAGAGAATGAAAAAAGCTTATGATATATTTATGAAGAAGAGAACTGAGGAGCATAGATACATATATTTTACGACAAAGCAAGAAATAGTTGAAAATTTAGATAAAATAAAAATAAAAAAACTTATTTTATTAAAGGCTTCAAGGGGAATGAGGCTGGAAGAAATAATTCAAATTAAAGAGGAGAAATAA
- the murG gene encoding undecaprenyldiphospho-muramoylpentapeptide beta-N-acetylglucosaminyltransferase, translating into MKKVLLTTGGTGGHIYPALSVADNLIEKGVEVLFVGSKARMEKELVPKSGYRFIGLDIRVPRNLKNIFSFLKVINTAYKLVKKENPDAIVGFGNYISVPVVLAGILQRKKVYLQEQNANLGFANKVFYKFAKITFLAFEKTYDDVPIKYQNKFKVIGNPLRIEIEGLKYKEEREKLGLAENQRLLLVTGGSLGAQEINNAILKNWDKFLDNEEIIIYWATGNANYEEISKQIKRKKEKDEIKPYFENMLEIIAAADLVICRAGALTISELIELERPSILIPYSSVKVGQYENAKILLENKSAYVYTREQIDEAIEEIFSLIRNEERLKKMRVRIKSLKKSNSAETLIANLDIWRS; encoded by the coding sequence ATGAAAAAAGTTTTATTGACAACTGGAGGAACTGGAGGTCATATATATCCAGCTTTATCAGTGGCAGATAATTTGATAGAAAAGGGAGTTGAAGTTCTATTTGTTGGAAGTAAAGCTAGAATGGAAAAAGAACTTGTTCCCAAGAGTGGTTATAGATTCATAGGGCTTGATATAAGAGTTCCAAGAAATTTAAAAAATATTTTCAGTTTTTTAAAAGTGATAAATACAGCTTATAAACTTGTAAAAAAAGAAAATCCTGACGCAATAGTAGGCTTTGGAAATTATATTTCTGTCCCGGTAGTTTTGGCAGGTATTTTACAGAGGAAAAAAGTATATTTACAGGAGCAAAATGCAAATCTAGGATTTGCAAATAAAGTCTTTTATAAGTTTGCAAAAATAACATTTCTGGCTTTTGAGAAAACTTATGACGATGTGCCTATAAAATATCAAAACAAATTTAAAGTTATAGGAAATCCTCTAAGAATAGAAATAGAAGGTCTTAAATATAAAGAGGAGAGAGAAAAATTAGGTTTGGCAGAAAATCAAAGATTGCTTTTAGTTACAGGAGGAAGTCTAGGGGCTCAGGAAATAAACAATGCAATTTTAAAAAACTGGGATAAGTTCTTAGATAATGAAGAAATAATAATTTATTGGGCAACAGGAAATGCAAATTATGAAGAAATATCAAAGCAAATAAAAAGAAAAAAGGAAAAAGATGAAATAAAGCCATATTTTGAAAATATGCTTGAAATAATTGCAGCAGCAGATTTAGTAATCTGTAGAGCAGGAGCTCTAACTATTTCAGAACTTATAGAACTGGAAAGACCTTCAATATTAATTCCATACAGTTCAGTAAAAGTTGGGCAGTATGAAAATGCTAAAATTCTATTGGAAAATAAATCAGCCTATGTCTATACAAGGGAGCAGATAGATGAAGCAATAGAAGAAATATTTAGTCTTATAAGAAATGAAGAGAGATTGAAAAAAATGAGAGTGAGAATAAAATCTTTAAAAAAATCTAATTCAGCAGAAACACTAATAGCGAATTTAGATATTTGGAGGAGTTAA
- the mraY gene encoding phospho-N-acetylmuramoyl-pentapeptide-transferase, producing MLYLLGENFRELIFLKSIYLRAFISFVLSFSIVLIAGRPFIKYLKIKKFGESIREEGPSSHFSKKGTPTMGGVLIIAAVIITSLVVNDLRNSFILLILLITILFATIGFIDDYKKFKVSKKGLSGKRKLLYQGIIATIVWAYIYFGGLTGSHMLDLTIINPLNGNHFLFLGGIGMFFFIQITLLGTSNAVNITDGLDGLAIMPMIICSTILGVLAYFTGHTELSSHLHLFYTVGSGELSVFLSSITGAGLGFLWYNCYPAQIFMGDTGSLTLGGILGVIALLLKQELLLPVIGFVFVLEAISVILQVGSFKLRGKRIFKMAPIHHHFELSGLAESKVTMRFWITALICGIIALGIVRMRGIL from the coding sequence ATGTTATATTTATTGGGAGAGAATTTTAGAGAATTAATTTTTTTGAAATCTATATATTTAAGAGCATTCATAAGCTTTGTTTTATCGTTTTCTATTGTATTAATAGCAGGTAGACCTTTTATAAAATATTTGAAAATAAAAAAATTTGGAGAGTCAATAAGGGAAGAGGGACCGAGTTCACATTTCTCAAAAAAAGGAACCCCTACAATGGGCGGAGTTTTAATTATTGCTGCTGTTATAATAACAAGCTTGGTAGTAAATGATTTAAGAAACAGTTTTATACTTTTGATATTATTAATAACTATTTTATTTGCAACAATAGGTTTTATTGATGATTATAAAAAGTTTAAAGTAAGTAAAAAAGGTTTATCCGGGAAAAGAAAACTTCTTTATCAGGGAATAATAGCAACAATAGTATGGGCTTATATTTATTTTGGCGGACTTACTGGTAGCCATATGTTAGATTTGACTATAATTAATCCATTGAATGGGAATCATTTTTTGTTTTTAGGTGGAATAGGAATGTTCTTTTTTATTCAAATAACTTTGTTAGGAACATCTAATGCGGTTAATATAACAGATGGATTGGATGGACTTGCAATTATGCCTATGATAATTTGTTCAACAATACTTGGAGTCTTGGCATATTTTACTGGTCATACTGAACTTAGCTCACATTTACATTTATTTTATACGGTAGGTTCTGGAGAGTTAAGTGTATTTTTATCTTCAATTACCGGAGCGGGCTTAGGGTTTTTATGGTATAATTGCTATCCGGCACAAATATTTATGGGAGATACAGGTTCTTTAACTCTCGGTGGGATACTTGGAGTTATAGCATTACTTTTGAAACAAGAGCTTTTACTGCCTGTTATAGGTTTTGTTTTTGTGCTTGAAGCGATTTCAGTTATTCTACAGGTAGGTTCTTTTAAATTAAGAGGAAAAAGGATTTTTAAAATGGCACCTATACATCATCATTTTGAACTTTCCGGCTTAGCAGAATCAAAAGTTACCATGAGATTTTGGATAACGGCTTTAATATGTGGAATAATAGCATTAGGTATCGTTAGAATGAGAGGAATATTATAA